One Fuerstiella marisgermanici DNA window includes the following coding sequences:
- a CDS encoding DUF1553 domain-containing protein: protein MKCRSTKVGAQIAVRWPVLCGVLLFLPTLLADDSDRVVSFNRDVRPILSDKCMFCHGPDEATREAGLRLDDEQQTHGRIVVPGKPGRSELIARITSADENEIMPPADSGRSLSKKQIGILRQWIKQGGTYEKHWSFIAPVRSELAQVKISHGTVNAIDAFVFSRLESEGLQPSKRANKHTLLRRVSLDLTGLPPTVEELDAFLADESELAYERVVDRLLSSPRYGEHMARYWLDAARYADTNGFFVDSERSMWPWRDWVINAFNSNMPFDQFTIDQLAGDLVPNSTLAQKIASGFNRNHMTTRETGAIDEEYRVEYVVDRVHTTATTWLGLTAACARCHDHKFDPISQKEFFQLFAFFNHVPENGVSRQSGNANPVLQLSSPELQQQLDAMKQKVSEIDARVAAIEPKLSATQSKWEQVSRTHPLTLPTQGLRAHFSLNGNTANDGSAASKARAVGNVEFEEGFLGQAAKFDGDAVLEFGEPLDLDCDSAFSFGGWIKPMTSGPACVLSKNDDVNSLRGFDVMVLKSKLAVHLIHEWNSNAIRVTTKNKLDSSKWQQIFVTYDGSSSAAGVKVYVDGVLQELQVVYDRLSGSIQTDQPLRIGRRSTSAAFVGLIDDVRLYEGELTAQQVRNLFTSQLIGGIVSIAPEERSAYEQKKLRKHFLATPEAAEFQEVYKQQSHLHDQYDELKASAPSMMVMQDAEQPRETFVLVRGQYDQPGEKVDAGVPSSLPPLPDAAPRNRLGLAQWLVDSKNPLTARVIVNRYWQQLFGTGLVKTTGDFGAQGEWPSHPELLDWLAVEFRESGWDTKHILKLIVMSATYQQDSRITKKGMERDPENRLLARGPRFRLDAEAVRDNALAISGLLRNRAGGPSVKPYQPAGLWEAVSYGGDLSYQPDNGEGLYRRSLYTYWKRQSPPPALLAFDAPTRETCTVNRPRTNTPLQALVLMNDVTYVEAARAMAQRIMELPSGNTADRIEFAFRLATARTPVAKETQVLQRIYEQQLKRFENNPQAALDLLSAGESQRDPSLDTAHHAAWTTVASMILNLNETITKN, encoded by the coding sequence ATGAAATGTCGCAGCACGAAAGTTGGTGCTCAAATTGCCGTTCGGTGGCCGGTGCTTTGCGGTGTCCTGTTGTTTTTGCCAACGCTGTTGGCCGACGATTCCGATCGTGTCGTTTCCTTCAACCGCGATGTTAGACCGATTCTTTCGGACAAGTGCATGTTCTGTCATGGTCCCGACGAGGCGACTCGGGAGGCTGGTTTAAGGCTGGATGACGAACAGCAAACTCACGGCAGAATTGTCGTTCCCGGAAAACCCGGTCGAAGCGAACTGATTGCTCGAATTACGTCGGCGGACGAAAACGAAATCATGCCGCCGGCTGATAGCGGTCGTTCGCTGTCGAAAAAGCAGATCGGAATTCTGCGTCAGTGGATCAAGCAGGGGGGGACTTACGAAAAGCACTGGTCGTTTATCGCGCCGGTGCGAAGTGAGCTTGCACAGGTCAAAATTTCCCACGGCACGGTGAATGCAATCGACGCGTTCGTCTTTTCTCGTTTGGAAAGCGAAGGACTGCAGCCATCAAAGCGGGCGAACAAGCACACGCTTCTTCGCCGCGTGTCGCTCGACCTGACTGGACTGCCGCCAACGGTTGAGGAGTTAGACGCATTTCTCGCCGATGAATCGGAGCTCGCTTACGAGCGAGTTGTCGACCGTTTGTTGAGTTCGCCTCGCTACGGTGAGCACATGGCTCGGTACTGGTTGGATGCGGCCAGGTACGCCGACACCAACGGCTTTTTTGTTGATTCCGAACGGTCAATGTGGCCGTGGCGAGATTGGGTGATCAACGCCTTCAACAGCAACATGCCCTTCGATCAGTTTACGATCGACCAGCTGGCGGGCGACCTAGTTCCGAACTCGACGTTGGCCCAGAAGATTGCCAGCGGCTTTAACCGTAATCACATGACGACTCGTGAGACCGGCGCGATTGACGAAGAGTACCGCGTGGAATACGTCGTCGATCGTGTGCACACCACCGCGACAACCTGGCTGGGGCTGACGGCGGCGTGCGCGCGTTGTCATGACCACAAGTTTGATCCGATTTCGCAGAAGGAATTCTTCCAGCTGTTTGCGTTTTTCAATCACGTTCCGGAAAACGGCGTGAGTCGGCAGAGTGGAAACGCGAACCCCGTGCTGCAGCTTTCTTCGCCTGAGCTGCAGCAGCAACTGGACGCGATGAAGCAGAAGGTTTCCGAGATCGATGCCAGGGTTGCGGCGATTGAACCAAAGCTGTCGGCCACTCAATCGAAGTGGGAGCAAGTTTCGCGGACTCATCCACTGACCCTGCCAACTCAAGGCTTGCGAGCTCACTTTTCACTCAACGGTAACACGGCCAATGATGGATCCGCCGCGTCGAAGGCCAGGGCAGTTGGAAACGTCGAGTTCGAGGAGGGGTTTCTTGGTCAGGCTGCAAAGTTTGACGGCGATGCCGTGCTGGAATTTGGCGAGCCATTAGATCTGGACTGCGACTCAGCGTTTTCGTTTGGAGGCTGGATCAAGCCGATGACGTCGGGGCCTGCCTGTGTTCTCTCCAAAAACGACGACGTCAACTCATTGCGCGGGTTCGACGTGATGGTCCTGAAGAGCAAGCTGGCAGTCCACTTGATTCATGAGTGGAACAGCAATGCAATTCGAGTCACAACGAAAAATAAGCTTGATAGTTCGAAATGGCAGCAGATTTTCGTCACTTATGATGGCTCTTCATCCGCGGCCGGCGTCAAGGTTTATGTCGACGGTGTCTTGCAGGAATTGCAGGTCGTCTACGACAGATTGTCTGGTTCGATTCAGACCGATCAGCCTTTGCGCATCGGCCGGCGCAGCACCAGCGCTGCGTTTGTCGGACTCATTGACGATGTGAGACTTTATGAGGGGGAGCTGACGGCACAGCAGGTTCGAAACTTGTTCACGTCGCAGTTAATTGGCGGTATCGTCAGCATTGCACCGGAAGAGCGGTCGGCGTATGAGCAAAAGAAGTTGCGAAAGCACTTTCTGGCGACACCCGAAGCTGCCGAGTTCCAGGAGGTCTACAAGCAGCAGTCGCATTTGCATGATCAGTACGACGAGTTAAAGGCATCCGCGCCCAGCATGATGGTGATGCAGGATGCTGAACAGCCGCGCGAAACCTTCGTGCTGGTTCGAGGCCAATATGATCAGCCGGGTGAAAAGGTTGATGCGGGTGTGCCTTCGTCGCTGCCACCGCTTCCTGACGCTGCACCTCGCAACCGGTTGGGTTTGGCACAGTGGCTGGTCGATTCGAAGAATCCGCTGACCGCTCGCGTGATTGTGAATCGCTATTGGCAGCAACTGTTCGGCACGGGGCTTGTCAAAACGACGGGTGATTTCGGTGCTCAGGGCGAATGGCCCAGTCATCCGGAATTGCTCGACTGGCTGGCCGTCGAATTTCGCGAAAGCGGCTGGGACACCAAGCACATTTTGAAGCTGATCGTGATGTCCGCGACTTATCAACAGGATTCACGCATCACGAAAAAGGGTATGGAGCGGGATCCGGAAAACCGATTGCTGGCTCGCGGCCCGAGGTTTCGTCTGGACGCCGAAGCCGTGCGGGACAATGCGCTGGCCATCAGTGGACTGCTCCGCAATCGAGCGGGCGGACCGAGCGTTAAGCCGTACCAACCAGCCGGTTTATGGGAAGCTGTTTCTTACGGTGGCGACCTGTCGTATCAACCGGACAATGGCGAAGGCTTGTACCGGCGAAGTCTGTACACCTATTGGAAGCGGCAGAGTCCACCACCGGCCTTATTGGCGTTCGACGCCCCGACTCGGGAAACGTGTACCGTGAATCGACCGCGGACCAACACGCCGCTGCAGGCTTTGGTGCTGATGAACGACGTGACCTATGTCGAAGCAGCTCGCGCGATGGCTCAGCGAATCATGGAGTTACCATCCGGAAACACGGCCGACCGAATCGAATTCGCATTCCGGCTGGCAACGGCGCGAACGCCTGTTGCTAAGGAAACGCAGGTTCTGCAGCGGATTTATGAACAGCAGCTTAAGCGATTTGAAAACAACCCTCAGGCGGCGTTGGATTTACTGTCGGCCGGTGAATCACAGCGAGACCCATCATTGGACACGGCTCATCACGCAGCGTGGACGACCGTCGCCAGCATGATTCTGAACCTGAACGAAACGATCACGAAGAACTGA
- a CDS encoding pectate lyase family protein has protein sequence MNSAYCKTVCLIAVLLCPAICFAQTPLAFPTAEGYGKHTVGGRGGKVFEVTNLNDSGEGSLRAAVDAEGPRTVVFRVSGTINLNSDLSIKKPNITIAGQTAPGDGICLRGYPLTIGADEVIIRYIRVRFGDESGKDADAISSRYVKNLILDHVAASWNVDEVMSIYHCENVTVQWCMITESMFNSNHTKSQHGFGGIWGSNNSTYHHNLIAHHSGRNPRFASGCGHTDYRNNVLYNWGYVSCYGGEAQQKGSDKFNFSTINMVANYYKPGPATDPGKVAILAEPSARGADDKGSWYVAGNVIEGSPSVTADNWSGVRGDSFIKLDKPWDAMPINHQTAEEAYQSVLANAGATLPKRDAVDTRIVEEVRSGTATHEGVYKTRKRVADQSKITGIIDSQQDVGGWPELNSTPAPGPARTLGNLGWRDK, from the coding sequence ATGAACAGTGCCTATTGCAAAACGGTGTGCCTGATCGCTGTGTTGTTATGTCCCGCTATTTGTTTCGCCCAAACCCCGTTGGCGTTTCCCACTGCGGAAGGATACGGCAAACACACAGTTGGCGGTCGCGGTGGGAAGGTGTTCGAAGTCACGAACCTGAATGATTCCGGCGAAGGCAGCTTGCGGGCCGCAGTTGATGCGGAAGGCCCGCGAACGGTCGTGTTTCGAGTTTCGGGTACGATCAATCTGAACAGCGACCTCAGCATTAAGAAGCCAAACATCACCATCGCCGGTCAAACGGCCCCCGGAGATGGCATTTGCCTGAGAGGGTATCCGCTCACAATTGGTGCCGATGAAGTGATCATTCGGTACATTCGAGTCCGGTTCGGCGATGAATCCGGCAAAGATGCTGACGCTATCTCATCCAGATACGTGAAGAACCTGATCCTGGATCATGTGGCGGCCAGTTGGAACGTCGACGAGGTGATGTCCATTTACCACTGCGAAAACGTCACCGTGCAGTGGTGCATGATTACCGAAAGCATGTTCAATTCGAATCACACGAAAAGCCAACATGGCTTCGGAGGCATCTGGGGCTCTAACAACAGCACCTACCACCACAACCTCATCGCCCATCACTCGGGCCGCAACCCACGTTTCGCCTCCGGTTGCGGCCACACGGACTATCGAAACAACGTGCTCTACAACTGGGGTTATGTAAGTTGTTATGGCGGGGAAGCTCAACAAAAAGGAAGCGACAAGTTCAATTTCTCCACCATCAACATGGTTGCCAATTACTACAAACCGGGCCCCGCAACTGATCCGGGCAAAGTCGCCATCCTTGCAGAACCGTCGGCCCGCGGAGCGGATGACAAAGGTAGCTGGTATGTTGCCGGGAATGTCATTGAGGGGAGTCCTTCCGTCACAGCCGACAATTGGAGTGGCGTGCGCGGCGACAGCTTCATCAAGCTGGATAAACCCTGGGATGCTATGCCGATCAACCACCAAACAGCGGAAGAAGCATATCAGTCGGTCCTCGCCAATGCCGGAGCAACTTTACCCAAACGAGATGCCGTCGATACACGCATCGTCGAAGAAGTTCGCAGCGGCACAGCCACCCATGAAGGAGTCTATAAAACAAGGAAGCGAGTTGCCGACCAGTCAAAGATCACCGGCATCATCGATTCGCAGCAAGATGTTGGTGGCTGGCCGGAACTGAACAGCACCCCCGCCCCAGGGCCAGCGCGCACTTTGGGCAATTTAGGCTGGCGCGACAAGTGA
- a CDS encoding ISAs1 family transposase, which produces MSTVELAVTQELTGNIVHYFDQLKDPRSNINRLHLLGDVIVIAICGVLANADGPSAIAEWARLNADGLQKHLALPHGIPKKDTYRRVLSLLKPNDFQACFVQWIESLEGLSDEQKEGYRKQIAIDGKALRRSHDKKNGLGALFIVSAWASDQGISLGQVATEEKSNEITAIPKLLNEINIDEAIITIDAAGCQKNIAQQIVSGNADYVLALKGNQPKLYEVVQKFFLDHLEDDFARCPVSRYEETEKGHGRQEQRIYYQATVPVDFDVGHKWAGLKTIGTAIRMYEQDGIHHSDVRYYISSLRRKGELFATTVRGHWAIENTLHWSLDMTYREDESRVRNRIFANNLSWLRRITLSLIKKHPGKQSNVMKRRMAGWNIDYLMQILTGKTT; this is translated from the coding sequence ATGTCGACAGTTGAACTGGCGGTCACCCAGGAGCTGACAGGAAACATTGTTCATTACTTTGATCAATTGAAAGACCCGCGTTCCAACATCAATCGTCTGCATCTGCTTGGTGATGTGATTGTGATCGCCATTTGCGGAGTGCTGGCCAACGCCGACGGCCCCAGTGCGATTGCGGAATGGGCGCGACTGAATGCCGATGGCCTGCAGAAACACCTGGCACTTCCGCATGGCATTCCGAAAAAAGATACGTACCGGCGCGTCCTTTCTCTCCTGAAGCCGAACGACTTTCAAGCGTGCTTCGTGCAATGGATTGAATCGCTGGAAGGACTTTCCGACGAACAGAAAGAAGGCTACAGAAAACAGATTGCGATTGATGGCAAAGCACTCCGTCGATCACATGACAAAAAGAATGGGCTGGGTGCGTTGTTCATCGTGAGTGCGTGGGCTTCTGATCAGGGGATTTCTCTGGGACAGGTGGCGACGGAAGAGAAGTCGAACGAGATCACCGCGATCCCGAAATTACTGAACGAAATCAATATCGATGAGGCGATCATTACGATTGACGCAGCGGGTTGTCAAAAAAACATTGCGCAGCAGATCGTGTCTGGCAATGCAGACTATGTGTTAGCCCTGAAAGGCAACCAACCGAAACTCTATGAGGTCGTGCAGAAGTTTTTTCTCGATCACCTGGAGGATGACTTCGCTCGCTGTCCCGTCAGTCGCTATGAAGAAACAGAGAAGGGACACGGTCGGCAGGAACAGAGAATCTACTATCAGGCGACCGTGCCTGTCGATTTTGACGTGGGCCACAAATGGGCCGGACTCAAGACCATCGGAACGGCGATCCGAATGTACGAGCAGGACGGCATTCATCATTCTGACGTTCGCTACTACATCAGCAGTCTGCGTCGCAAAGGCGAGCTGTTCGCAACAACGGTTCGTGGTCACTGGGCCATAGAAAACACGCTGCACTGGAGTCTCGACATGACCTACCGCGAGGATGAGAGTCGAGTCCGAAACCGAATCTTCGCGAACAATTTGTCATGGCTCAGACGAATCACACTCAGCCTCATCAAGAAACATCCTGGCAAACAAAGCAACGTCATGAAAAGAAGAATGGCCGGATGGAACATTGACTATTTGATGCAAATCCTTACCGGCAAAACAACTTAG
- a CDS encoding glycoside hydrolase family 130 protein, whose product MTHELIKRYSGNPILTKVDIPYPVETVHNAAVVKHNDEYIMLFRSHLRTGRSIIGLARSKDGFKFTADREPFLTPAKDSPFAEYEEFGVEDPRMTKIDDGYLITYSAYSRNGVRIALARTTDFVSLERVSLITQADYRNTVIFPEKFSGLYARLDRPHSEISPWSIWITYSPDLVFWGESQLVMKPEQYHWDEMKIGPGAPPIKTAEGWLSIYHGVFETMDGSVYRLGVALHDLHDPAKIIGVGDSWILQPEAPWEVTGYVHNVVFTCGAVPEPDGTVKIYWGGADTVMCVGEANLDDLVQLCLQQGRPAK is encoded by the coding sequence ATGACTCACGAACTCATCAAGCGGTACTCTGGCAACCCGATTCTTACAAAGGTAGACATTCCATACCCCGTGGAAACAGTCCACAACGCTGCTGTTGTGAAACACAACGATGAATACATCATGTTGTTCCGCTCGCATCTTCGAACCGGTCGATCGATCATCGGCCTGGCTCGCAGCAAGGATGGTTTCAAATTCACGGCCGACCGCGAACCGTTCCTGACACCGGCAAAAGACAGCCCCTTTGCGGAGTACGAAGAATTCGGCGTTGAAGATCCTCGCATGACGAAAATCGACGACGGCTATCTGATCACGTACAGCGCGTATTCTCGCAACGGAGTCCGCATCGCACTGGCCCGCACGACAGACTTTGTGTCGCTGGAAAGAGTTTCATTGATCACTCAGGCCGACTACCGCAACACGGTGATCTTTCCGGAAAAATTCAGCGGCCTCTACGCTCGCCTGGACCGCCCTCATTCAGAGATATCGCCATGGTCGATCTGGATCACCTATTCACCGGACCTTGTCTTCTGGGGAGAATCGCAACTGGTGATGAAGCCGGAACAGTACCACTGGGACGAAATGAAAATCGGCCCCGGAGCACCGCCGATCAAAACAGCCGAGGGATGGCTGTCCATTTACCACGGCGTTTTCGAAACCATGGACGGATCGGTCTACCGTCTGGGAGTTGCCCTTCATGACCTGCATGATCCAGCCAAGATCATCGGCGTTGGCGATTCGTGGATTCTGCAGCCCGAGGCTCCGTGGGAAGTCACTGGCTATGTGCACAACGTCGTGTTCACCTGCGGGGCAGTGCCCGAACCCGACGGCACGGTCAAAATCTACTGGGGCGGAGCCGACACTGTCATGTGCGTCGGCGAAGCGAACCTCGACGATCTCGTGCAACTGTGCCTGCAGCAGGGAAGACCGGCAAAGTAA
- a CDS encoding glycosyltransferase family 4 protein, producing MTATAAKNRIAMLSPVAWRTPPRQYGAWETVASNITEGLVARGWDVTLFATGDSQTTARLHSVVDKGYEEDASIDPKVAEYLHISEAFERAAEFDLIHSHYDFMALTYSRLVTTPMVTTIHGFSSSQIIPVYQKYRDSNFVSISESDRSPGLNYLGTVYNGIDLSLYPLQPTAGDALVFLGRIHPDKGVHLAIEVAQKSGLPLLIAGIIQDKTYFREQVEPHIGRDQIQYLGAVDNAGKNELFARAKALLHLNTIPERFGLVLAEANAAGVPVVAMDLGSCREVIKDGRTGFLVNNVDEAVACLHRLSKIDRTECRRNVEQRFSVDTMVEGYERVYRKIFQQQADQNS from the coding sequence ATGACAGCGACCGCCGCGAAGAACCGCATCGCCATGCTTTCTCCCGTCGCCTGGCGCACGCCGCCTCGACAGTATGGCGCATGGGAAACCGTCGCCAGCAATATCACGGAAGGACTCGTCGCTCGCGGATGGGATGTGACTCTTTTTGCTACCGGCGATTCGCAAACCACAGCTCGCCTGCATTCAGTCGTCGACAAAGGCTACGAAGAGGACGCCTCAATTGATCCTAAAGTGGCTGAGTACCTGCACATCTCGGAAGCCTTCGAGCGGGCGGCTGAATTCGACCTGATTCATAGTCACTATGATTTCATGGCGCTGACGTATTCGCGGCTCGTGACGACTCCCATGGTGACCACAATCCATGGTTTCTCCTCATCGCAGATCATTCCGGTGTACCAGAAGTACCGTGACAGCAACTTCGTCTCGATCAGCGAATCCGACCGATCGCCCGGCCTGAATTATCTGGGCACGGTCTACAACGGAATCGATCTGTCCTTGTACCCGCTGCAACCGACCGCAGGCGACGCTCTCGTTTTTCTCGGACGAATCCATCCCGACAAAGGCGTTCACCTCGCAATCGAGGTCGCTCAGAAAAGTGGTCTTCCGTTGCTCATCGCAGGAATTATTCAGGACAAGACTTACTTTCGCGAACAGGTCGAACCGCACATCGGTCGCGATCAGATTCAATACCTCGGGGCCGTGGACAACGCGGGGAAGAACGAACTCTTCGCCCGCGCGAAGGCACTGCTGCACCTGAACACGATTCCGGAACGCTTTGGATTGGTTCTGGCTGAAGCCAACGCGGCCGGTGTACCAGTGGTGGCGATGGATCTCGGATCATGTCGCGAAGTGATCAAAGATGGCCGCACCGGGTTTCTTGTGAACAATGTTGACGAAGCAGTCGCGTGCTTACACCGGCTTTCGAAAATCGATCGCACAGAGTGTCGTCGCAACGTCGAACAGCGGTTTTCCGTCGACACGATGGTCGAAGGATATGAACGGGTCTATCGAAAAATATTCCAGCAGCAAGCGGACCAGAATTCATGA
- a CDS encoding DUF1501 domain-containing protein: MNTFNTLTRRQLFSRGACGIGAAALGSLANADATAAAGHTNDRSGILPPAHFRAKAKRVIYLFMHGGPSQMEMFDYKPALRKMHGVEIPDSVRGQQRLTGMTSKQDSLPIASPQQFTFRQHGESGAWVSDLMPHLAQRADDICFIKSMHTEAINHDPAVTYLQTGHQQPGRPSLGAWSSYGLGSENANLPAFVVLISDGSASRPTDPLYARLWGTGFLPSNHQGVNFRKSGDPVLYLSDAKGIDSSSRRLMLDGLASLNRQRFESEGDPEILTRIEQYEMAYRMQTSVPELTDLSNESADTLRMYGSDVTTPGTYAANCLLARRLAERDVRFIQLYHRGWDQHYNLPSDIRLQCGDIDQPTGALLTDLKQRGLLKDTLIVWGGEFGRTAYSQGKLSSTDYGRDHHGRCFTMWMAGGGIKPGVSYGETDDLCYNVASNPVHVHDLNATILRCMGIDHKKLTFRFQGRDYRLTDVEGNVVKEILV; encoded by the coding sequence ATGAACACATTCAACACCCTGACACGAAGGCAACTGTTTTCACGCGGTGCTTGCGGCATCGGTGCTGCTGCGCTGGGATCGCTTGCGAACGCTGATGCCACTGCGGCGGCCGGTCACACGAACGATCGTTCCGGCATTCTGCCGCCAGCGCATTTCCGAGCCAAAGCGAAACGCGTGATCTACCTGTTCATGCATGGCGGCCCTTCGCAGATGGAGATGTTCGATTACAAACCGGCTCTGCGGAAAATGCACGGTGTCGAAATTCCCGATTCCGTGCGTGGTCAGCAACGATTGACGGGGATGACGTCGAAGCAGGATTCGTTGCCGATCGCGTCGCCTCAGCAGTTTACGTTTCGGCAGCATGGAGAAAGCGGCGCGTGGGTTAGCGATTTAATGCCCCATCTGGCTCAGCGAGCGGACGACATCTGTTTCATCAAATCGATGCACACGGAAGCGATCAATCACGACCCGGCAGTCACGTACCTGCAAACCGGGCACCAGCAACCTGGCCGCCCCAGTCTTGGTGCGTGGTCCAGTTACGGGCTGGGCAGTGAGAATGCGAACCTGCCTGCGTTTGTTGTGCTGATTTCGGACGGGTCAGCTTCTCGCCCCACTGATCCCCTTTACGCTCGGCTGTGGGGGACCGGGTTCTTGCCGTCGAACCATCAGGGAGTCAACTTTCGCAAGAGCGGCGACCCGGTATTATATTTGTCCGATGCCAAAGGCATTGATTCCAGTTCGCGCCGTTTGATGTTGGACGGGTTAGCCAGCCTCAACCGCCAGCGTTTCGAAAGCGAAGGCGATCCGGAGATCCTGACTCGCATTGAGCAATACGAGATGGCGTATCGCATGCAAACGTCGGTTCCGGAACTGACCGATCTGTCGAATGAATCCGCTGACACACTCAGGATGTACGGCAGTGATGTGACAACCCCGGGAACTTACGCGGCCAATTGTTTGCTGGCTCGACGACTGGCGGAACGCGACGTGCGATTCATACAGCTTTATCATCGCGGCTGGGATCAGCACTACAACTTGCCGAGTGATATTCGCCTGCAATGTGGCGACATCGACCAGCCCACGGGCGCTTTGCTGACGGATCTTAAACAGCGAGGACTATTGAAGGACACGTTGATTGTGTGGGGCGGCGAATTCGGACGCACGGCCTACAGCCAGGGGAAATTATCGTCCACCGATTATGGCCGTGACCACCACGGACGTTGCTTTACGATGTGGATGGCGGGCGGAGGAATCAAGCCCGGTGTCAGCTACGGCGAGACGGACGACCTTTGCTACAACGTCGCCAGCAACCCGGTGCATGTCCACGACCTGAACGCCACAATCCTGCGCTGCATGGGCATCGACCACAAGAAACTGACGTTCCGATTTCAGGGGCGAGACTATCGCCTGACCGACGTGGAAGGAAACGTGGTCAAGGAGATTCTGGTTTAA
- a CDS encoding glycoside hydrolase family 130 protein, translated as MPTTAIRLQRTDTILQPDQTRVLLRPFSPGDAQRCGRVISRILALPEDQVGPLLDEVSAEFSERHPEIQRMFLERFEQVRAQHVPEEGVSDACRSLIGAYFLAEYSLESAALFNPSIVPHVDQSNLPPGALRFVLSLRATGEGHISSITFRTGIVHADNRIEVLKPGHLLTEPRQIPNSAYEKGLFSRKLIELGLDGDFTDRVLQRLVDPFSTSELRRSIDEEMELERNSDGVLQQDQGTAHGIWMLARSNYEVQFQPQQKLSERILFPATPTQINGIEDARFVRFRNDDGSYIYYATFTAYDGNVIMPELVQTDDFLKFRFITLNGPAAKNKGMAMFPRKINGRYAMLSRQDNECISIMFSDNIHFWNQRQVLLKPKFPWELVQLGNCGSPIETDAGWLVLSHGVGAMRKYCIGAFLLDLEDPGMVIGRLREPLLSPNAVEREGYVPNVVYTCGAYLHGSELIIPYAMADHATGFATVPVADVLAAMEPESE; from the coding sequence ATGCCCACAACTGCGATTCGCCTGCAACGCACTGACACTATTCTGCAGCCTGACCAGACGCGAGTTCTGTTGCGGCCGTTCAGCCCGGGCGACGCCCAACGTTGCGGACGAGTGATCAGTCGCATCCTGGCGTTACCGGAAGATCAGGTTGGCCCGCTTCTGGACGAAGTGTCCGCTGAATTCTCTGAACGCCATCCGGAAATCCAGCGAATGTTCCTGGAACGATTCGAACAGGTTCGCGCGCAGCACGTTCCCGAGGAAGGCGTGTCCGATGCGTGCAGGTCGTTGATCGGAGCGTACTTCCTTGCCGAGTACTCTCTGGAATCGGCTGCGCTGTTCAATCCGTCGATTGTGCCCCACGTCGATCAAAGCAATCTTCCACCTGGAGCGCTTCGTTTCGTCCTTAGCCTGCGAGCCACTGGTGAAGGCCACATTTCTTCCATCACTTTTCGTACGGGGATCGTCCACGCAGACAATCGCATCGAAGTATTGAAGCCTGGTCATTTACTGACGGAACCTCGGCAGATTCCGAATTCCGCCTACGAAAAAGGGCTGTTTTCACGCAAGTTGATTGAACTCGGCCTGGACGGTGACTTCACCGATCGTGTCCTGCAAAGACTCGTCGATCCCTTTTCAACCAGTGAGCTGCGAAGAAGTATTGATGAAGAAATGGAACTGGAACGCAATTCGGACGGAGTCCTGCAGCAAGATCAGGGCACGGCTCACGGAATCTGGATGCTGGCAAGGTCCAACTATGAGGTTCAATTTCAGCCGCAACAAAAGCTGTCCGAACGGATTCTATTCCCTGCCACGCCCACACAGATCAACGGCATCGAAGACGCCCGTTTCGTAAGGTTCCGCAACGATGACGGCAGCTACATCTATTACGCGACGTTCACGGCTTACGATGGCAACGTGATCATGCCGGAACTGGTGCAAACCGATGACTTCCTGAAGTTTCGGTTCATCACGCTGAATGGCCCTGCCGCGAAGAACAAGGGCATGGCCATGTTCCCGCGAAAGATCAATGGGCGTTACGCGATGCTTTCGCGACAGGACAACGAATGCATCTCGATCATGTTTTCGGACAACATTCATTTTTGGAACCAACGTCAGGTCCTGCTGAAACCAAAGTTCCCCTGGGAACTGGTGCAACTTGGCAACTGCGGTTCACCGATTGAAACCGACGCTGGCTGGCTGGTGCTTAGTCATGGCGTCGGCGCGATGCGGAAATACTGCATCGGCGCCTTCCTTTTGGATCTGGAAGATCCCGGCATGGTCATCGGTCGGCTGCGTGAACCGCTGTTGAGTCCCAACGCAGTCGAACGCGAAGGATATGTGCCGAACGTCGTCTACACCTGCGGCGCATATCTTCACGGCAGCGAACTGATCATTCCCTATGCGATGGCCGACCACGCGACCGGATTCGCCACCGTGCCGGTTGCTGATGTTTTGGCCGCTATGGAACCGGAGTCCGAATGA